One genomic region from Amycolatopsis sp. FBCC-B4732 encodes:
- a CDS encoding DinB family protein, translated as MTDDEKSTLLAFLRAQRESVLAILDGLGEEELTRPVLPSGWTSLGMVEHLGYAERHWFQEIVTGSADPLPWPDDHRPLTTPRRPEAVFAFYREQCRRSDEVFAATPLSTPPRARHPGSLGAEITDLRGVVLHVIEETARHAGHLDAARELLDGRTGLGPR; from the coding sequence GTGACCGACGACGAGAAGAGCACGCTGCTGGCGTTCCTGCGGGCGCAGCGCGAAAGCGTTCTGGCGATCCTCGACGGGCTCGGGGAGGAGGAGCTGACGAGGCCGGTCCTGCCGTCCGGCTGGACGTCGCTCGGCATGGTGGAGCACCTGGGGTACGCCGAGCGGCACTGGTTCCAGGAGATCGTCACCGGCTCGGCGGATCCCCTGCCCTGGCCGGACGACCACCGGCCGCTGACCACGCCACGGCGTCCGGAGGCCGTTTTCGCGTTCTACCGCGAGCAGTGCCGCCGGTCCGACGAGGTGTTCGCGGCGACGCCGTTGTCGACGCCGCCGCGGGCGCGCCACCCGGGTTCGCTCGGCGCGGAGATCACCGACCTGCGCGGGGTGGTGCTCCACGTCATCGAGGAGACGGCGCGGCACGCGGGCCACCTCGACGCGGCGCGCGAGCTGCTCGACGGCCGCACCGGGCTGGGGCCGCGTTAG
- a CDS encoding Fpg/Nei family DNA glycosylase: MPELPEVELARQVLAGALGRKIREVDDHDDWVCRPHAPGDIRSALRGGKLTEAHRRGKTLWCETENGRGKPGPTLGLHLGMAGQLRFGDESGPPRRRRDRDEKPEWFRFAITFADGEQLRLFDTRRLSRVRLDPDLDALGPDAGEISRQDFRERVGRGRAPLKARLLDQSVVAGIGNLLADETLWQAALSPARPVNDLDDDELTGLHKALRKALRAAIKHGGVHTGEIIGHRRAGDHCPRCGAEMAHGTVGGRSTWWCSKEQTG; the protein is encoded by the coding sequence ATGCCGGAACTGCCCGAAGTGGAACTCGCCCGCCAAGTCCTCGCCGGGGCGCTCGGGCGGAAGATCCGGGAGGTCGACGACCACGACGACTGGGTCTGCCGCCCGCACGCGCCCGGGGACATCCGGAGCGCGCTGCGGGGCGGCAAGCTCACCGAAGCGCACCGGCGGGGGAAAACCCTGTGGTGTGAAACCGAAAACGGCCGCGGGAAACCCGGTCCCACGCTCGGCCTGCACCTGGGGATGGCCGGGCAGCTGCGGTTCGGCGACGAGAGCGGGCCACCCCGGCGGCGGCGTGATCGCGACGAGAAGCCCGAGTGGTTCCGGTTCGCGATCACCTTCGCCGACGGCGAACAGCTGCGGCTCTTCGACACCCGGCGGCTCAGCCGGGTGCGGCTCGATCCCGATCTCGACGCGCTCGGGCCGGACGCCGGGGAGATCTCGCGCCAAGACTTCCGCGAGCGCGTCGGGCGGGGGCGGGCGCCGCTCAAGGCCCGGCTGCTGGACCAGTCCGTCGTCGCCGGGATCGGGAACCTGCTGGCCGACGAGACCCTCTGGCAAGCCGCGCTGAGCCCGGCACGACCGGTCAACGACCTGGACGACGACGAGCTCACCGGCCTCCACAAGGCGCTGCGGAAGGCGTTGCGCGCCGCGATCAAGCACGGTGGCGTGCACACCGGCGAGATCATCGGCCACCGCCGGGCCGGGGACCACTGCCCGCGGTGCGGTGCCGAAATGGCGCACGGCACCGTCGGCGGCCGCTCGACCTGGTGGTGCTCGAAGGAACAGACCGGCTAA